The Panicum hallii strain FIL2 chromosome 5, PHallii_v3.1, whole genome shotgun sequence genome contains the following window.
GCGGCTACGCGCGTTACCACCTGAGATGACCGGCCGGGGCCTAGAGAGAGCCAGCGGGGATGGTGTGGTGTGGAGGTGGGAGGTGGGCGTTGGGTGCTCGTGCGGCTGCCGGGGGTGAGGCCCACGTGCCAGTGTCCAAGGCGGACGTCAGGGAAAACTCGTCCGGGGAGGCATCGGGGAGGGAGGCGTGGGGCTGAGGGACgagagatttttttttttgattcAGGGGCTGAGAGCTGGGGTTTGACGGGTAAATTGGGCAGAGTTTACATGGATGAATTTTAATTAGGCTAGGATGTTGGGCTGTAATCTCCAGCTCGTTACCGAGCTAAATATTTGGTTCGGCTCGCTAATATTCTCTAACGAAGGAGCCGAACTATTATCGAGCTGAGTCGAGCGAGCAAGGAACAAGTTTTATTTTCAGCTTTAAAGCCGATATGTTTTTTTTTCCTCAAGGGTGGGAGCGGAGTTATTGAGAGCGTCACGCAACGAGTTTCTTATTCGGCCATCGCCATGCAAACACCATACAATCCACGTTGCATGCGATACTTCCCTcgcttttctttccttttggaATATTTTTTGCACGATATCTTCAAGAATTCGCGATAAAACAAGAGTTTACATGGAAAAAAATTGTAAAAGAATTCAAGACGAATACAAGTCCCTTTTCCTATAGGACACTGGCTATCTTCAGCCAATATCCTAATCCACTCACCCTTCTCGCTTAATCCACAATCTCAAATGCCGCCGTAGCAGAGCAGAGTCCCATGCTTTCTCGGGAAACAGAGCAGTAGATGAGATAGATAGCGTCAGCGGCAACCGCTTGCGGTACGCgccataaataataattgggaGATAAATGCCAGCACTGGTAGCTTGCCAGCTCCCAACTCCTAGCAAGCCATAACTGCAAGAAAGCAACGGCAGCAAGAAACCTTGGAACCACCGGAGCAGAgatcgcggcggcgatggcggccaaGGGGAGGACGGAGCTGGAGGTGGGGGCGGACGGCGTCGCCGTCATCACCATCTGCAACCCGCCGGTTAACTCGCTCTCCATCGACGGTATGGTACTCCGCTGCGCCCTATATTCTCCCAAATCTGCTTTGTTGATCTTTCCTATTTTTCTTGTGGGCTTGTTGATGCGAGATTGGAGTTTCAGGTCCGCTGAGTTGCTGAATTTGATGAGGGGAGATGTAAAATTGCTTCCGTCGTGTCAATTATTGCAGCCGCTGTGCTTAATTTTGTACTCCGTGATCTGTATGATCCGAGATTGGGGCTTTTGCGGTAGGGGTTCGTGGGGAACTGTAGAATCATTCTCGATATTactgttttgtttgtagaattAGAGTGTGTTGGATTGGGGCTAGCACTTGGCTAATTTCCTCTAATTTAAGTTATGCGCTGTAAAATATTTCCTTAATGAAGATGTTTCTTCTGTGTCTGTGTCATACTGCCATATAACAATTGTGTGATTAAACCATGTCCTGCCAGAAACGTGTCATTTTTTTTGTCACTGCTGGTAGTCTTACAAGGTTCTGTTGTTCAGTATGCAGATTTCTGCAAGTAGAATACATTTTATTTATTCCTTTGAATAGAACAATAAATAGTAACTGAAACAAATCTCCAGTTCAATCACGTTGACCTGTACCACAAAGTTGGACAGCAAGGCATACTGTTTTCTTGCAAAAATGTTCTTAGCTGTTTTCCTTTGTTTCTCCTGGCTATCATCTTTGTGAAAATACCACTGAGCTTATACCTGTGGATGCTCGTTTTCCCCATATAGTAAGTTATCCAGAGGATTTCCCCATGTAATTGTTCCTTAATGTTTCATATTTATTGATGAAAATGTTTCCGATCATGTGTTGAAAGTTGTAATAAAGAAACCATGCTAAGCTGGGCAGCTTCACTTCACTTGACAGCATAGCATTGTTGAAAACTGCTTGACCGAGTGCCTTGTaaattttattctgaaaatCACTTGACTGAATCAATAGATTATCTTATTAAGCTATCTCATAACATGAATATTTGAGTAGGAAATCATCACTTTGAGCAAAAGTCCTATTTTGTAACGTGTATACTTTTCATGCTTTTTTACTTGCTCCTAGTTTTTAAGAGTGGACTGCTTTGGAATTTTTAGGATATAGTTCAAATGTGAAGTAACCCATGATTTGTATCCAAATCCCCAATTCAAAACATGTGGATTTGCACATGGCACAATCCCTATGTTAAATACATGGAACGTCAGAAACATTTATTGCAAGGTCGGGGTATATGCACAACTGTCAAAGCCGAAACATTATAGAATCACTGGAAAGAGTGATGTAGTTCCATTTGGGGAAAAGGATAATATTGCTTATTGCACAAAGATTGTATGGCTTCGATGCAATGCATCTGTGTCTTCCATGACCATATATATAGTTTATGCACCCAAACAATTCACTAACATTGTTCCTGTTTCCACATAGACATATACACATGTTGGACAACCCTCAAATGCATCTGTATACGAGCCATTCAAAACTAGTCTTAAATTAGTTGATTCAATGTATTAATTTAGTGTTATACAGTGATTTAATGGATTGCATTAGCTGCTAAATATGTTGATTCACAattgcttttttttttccttccagtCTTATATAGCTTAAAGGAAAGCTATGAAGAAGCCCTTCGGAGAAGCGATGTCAAAGCCATTGTTGTTACAGGTATAGCGCAGTTCATTCTTTTAAGAAATACATGTGCCACTTTTTGAGGCGAAGTCCCAAACAGAGCAACTCCTGTTTGTTTGACAGATGGTAATTTTTTGTTTTACAACTTACTACAGGGAAAGGAGGAAAATTTTCTGGAGGATTTGATATTAGTTCTTTCGGTGGTGTTCAGGGAGGCCAAAGTACATTATACTTCTACCTCTCACTACACTATCTCACCTTATAATTGTTGCATGAACTACTCTACAGTTCTCATCACTAAGTTATCTGATCTATCATTTTTTAACAGTGATGCAACCAAAGGTTGGTTATATAGCAATTGATATCCTCACAGATACCGTAGAAGGTACTTGATTCGTTCACCTTTCACAATCGGCTATTAAATTTATAATGAAGAATTGTCTTGATCAGTTATTCGATGTCTTGTCCTAAATAGCTGCGACAAAGCCATCGGTGGCAGCAATAGATGGTCTTGCTCTTGGCGGTGGATTAGAAGTTGCCATGGTACTTTATAATTTTATCCTTATCACTGTCATTAATTCATTATTCCAGAGGTGGTAACAATAAGTGAAAACGTTTATGTATTCAATTAGGCATGCCATGCACGTATTGCAACTCCAATGGCTCAATTAGGGCTTCCAGAACTTCAACTTGGAATTATTCCAGGATTTGGAGGTAAtttatttttcatatttttctacTTATGATAGAATTGTTTAATGTACTTGCCTCCTTGGTACCAAGTAATTCGTTTCTGAGTGTACGCTTTCCCTATTTCCTTACTTTTAGGAACACAACGACTCCCACGTCTTGTTGGACTGACAAAATCTCTGGAAATGATGTTGGTAAGCTATACCAGTTTTTTCTTTCCTCCTTGAGCATAGAGATTTCCGTTTTCTCTTACATTCGTGCAGCTTCTCCAGTTATTTTTTAAAACATTAAAGATATATCATCTTGCCAGCTATCTAAGCCAATCAAGGGTGGTGAGGCACATGAACTGGGTTTGGTTGATGCCTTAGTTTCTCCTAATGATTTGGTGAATACTGCTCGTCAATGGGCTTTGGATATATATGAACTTAGGAGGCCATGGATCAAAAGCCTTTACAAGACTGACAAGCTAGAACCTCTTGGAGAGGCTAGGGAAATTCTGAAGTTTGCAAGAGCTCAAGCTCAAAAGCAAGCAGCTAATCTTCGCCACCCACTTGTTTGTATTGATGCTGTTGAAGAAGGCATAGTTGCAGGACCAAGAGCAGGGCTCTGGAAGGTACTTGgtatttcttatattttgtgctGCTTATTATAAAACTTTCATTGGTAGAAACAGCATTATGAAATTCTGTGTACACTTGCTCAATGAAAAAATGCAGGAAGCAACTGCTTTCCAGGACCTGCTTTTTTCAGATACATGTAAAAGTTTGGTCCATGTGTTTTTCTCTCAGAGGGCAACATCAAAGGTATGGGCAACCTTTTTAGTGTTAATACGAATCATACACTGTCCTAATCCTTTGTTACATTGAACAGATTCCAGGTGCAACAGACTTGGGGTTGATGCCTAGGAAAATAAGTAAAGTTGCCATATTAGGTGGTGGACTTATGGGTTCAGGAATTGCAACTGCAATGATATTAAGTAACTATCCTGTGATACTTAAAGAAGTAAATGAAAAGTTTCTAAATGCTGGAATTGACAGAATCAAAGGTAGAATTATTTAGAATCATCTTACATCCTGCCAAATGTTTGGCCAGTGTCTGATACTTAGTATCAGTGCAATTATAAAATAGACAGCCTCACTATTTTGTTTCACCAGCCAATTTGCAGAGCCGGGTGCGGAAAGGGAAAATGACCAACGAGAGATATGAGAAGGCTATGTCTCTTGTCACAGGTGTCGTTGATTATGAACATTTCAAAGATGTAGACCTAGTTATTGAGGCAAGTCTTTACCCTTGTTTCCACACAAAACTTTACTTGCTTAGTTATCCTTATTCACTTGCTTCTCACGATTGCAGGCAGTTATAGAGAATGTGAAGTTGAAGCAGCGGATATTTTCTGACTTGGAGAAGTACTGTCCTTCCCATTGTATCCTTGCTACTAACACATCTACAATTGATCTTAATCTAATTGGAGAGAAAACAAAGTCTCAAGATCGTATTGTTGGTGCACACTTCTTTAGGTAATACAGCATAAATCGATACATGATTATTTATTTATGACAACTATTGACTTATTGTATTGTGTAGTCCTGCGCATGTAATGCCACTTCTGGAAATAGTCCGTACCCAGCGCACCTCACCACAAGTtgttgttgacttgttggatgTCGGGAAGAAGATAAAAAAGACACCAATAGTGGTTGGGAACTGTACTGGCTTTGCAGTTAACAGGATGTTCTTTCCGTACACTCAATCAGCACTCTTTTATGTTGATCTTGGTATGGATGTTTATAAGATTGATCGTGCCTGTACCAAATTTGGAATGCCCATGGGTCCTTTCAGGTAAGATATTGACCTTGTATTGTTTTCCTATAATCTATAAGCTTCTGGAACCTTTGCTTGTGTTTCATGAGCTTGCATACTATTGAGTAACTTACAGATGGATTCAAAGTTTTTGCCCTTTTTCTGTTGCTTGTATCCAGACTGGCAGACCTGGTTGGATTTGGTGTGGCCGTGGCCACTGGTATGCAATACCTCGAAAACTTCCCAGAGAGGGTCTACAAATCAATGCTACTTCCTCTCATGATGGAGGACAATAGGGCAGGTAAGCATAATTAAACATATTTGTTATCTCTGCAGCTCATATTGGCTTATCAAATATTTAACTCAGGTGAGGCCACGCGAAAGGGATTTTACAAGTACGAGGGAAAGAGGAAGGCCACTCCTGATCCTGAAATCACGAAATATATTGAAAAGTCTAGAAGCATGGCAGGAGTTACAACAGATCCTGAGGTTTGGCTTCTTCATCATGTGATTATCCATGCCCTTTTGCTATGTCTTAAAAGCCATGTTTTGGGTAGTAACACAATTACCAGTTGAGAAGTTGGCAATACTTTATGGTCTCATTTGTGCTCATAGCTGATAATACAGCACCTAAAGCTATTTACTTTCTATGTAAACATACTgctttttatttttgaaatgtGAATGGTGGTTTGGAAGCAGATTTTAATAGAACTGTTGCCATGGTATCAACTAAATATTAGAACTATCCGAAGCAGCTAAGCCAACACAGTGTTAAAAGTCATTTTCCTTTATGCCAAACGTGATGGTTAGGATGGTAAAATGAGTGAATGCACCAGATTCTTATGAGACGTGACATGAAATGCTAGAGCAATTCGGATGTAACATTTGGTAAATTAAATGTTGTATTTTTTCTGAAACTGATGAGGTTGCTTCTAGTGCTAAAACCTTTGGTGCTATCGTGCCAGTTGCTGAAGCTAAGTGAGAAAGACATAGTTGAGATGGTGTTTTTCCCGGTGATAAATGAAGCCTGCCGGGTCCTTGATGAGGGTATCGCGGTCAAAGCTTCTGACCTTGACATTGCGTCCATCTTTGGCATGGGATTCCCACCTTACAGGTCTGTTTTTGTGTACTCCGGTCCAATTTCTTCCTTTTAACCGAACCCCAATCCATTTTCATCTTATAACTGAATAACTCACATTCTATTAACAAGCAGGGGAGGTGTTATGTACTGGGCGGATTCCATCGGTGCAAAGTACATTCATGGAAAGTTGGAAGAGTGGACAAACCGGTATGGCGGCTTCTTCAAGCCTTGTTCTTACCTTGCTGAAAGAGCTGCAAAAGGGATTCCTCTGGTGAGCAAGTCATTATCTTTTCGGCTGCCATCCGTCTTGCAACTATTTGTAGTCATAACTGTTTTCAGGTGTGCATTAAGAAAAACTAATTTAGCACTTACATTAAAATCATGCATATGGGTACAGTGTCATGCAGGCATACTCGAACTATTGCAGCTGATTTGCACAAATATCTGCAGCTCATTAGCATGATTTTCAAAATACAAGTGTGGTAGCATTAAACTAAATACACTAATTTTCTTGTTTTGTCTGTAACATTTTTTCTTCTCTTTGGCCTATTTTCAATAATGTGATGTTAATATCAACATGGCACCTGATTGGGAAACTTCCATTTGCAGAGCGCACTGGCAAAGAAAGTTCAGGCTCGGCTATAAGATGAATGCTAGTGGATGTGCGCAATAACTTCTGCTATAAGATGAACGGAGGAAACTACACTGAATAACAGAACTCCGATCCAGTGGATGTGTGGAATAACTTCTGTCGAATACTAGGTGccactttttttctttttcttttttttttcattttctttcGATCGGATGTGCCACTTTTTTAGGATGCAAGAAAATGAAGCGCACGGAGAGTGTACCATGAAGTAGACAAGTGTTACTGTTGTTGGAATGTCTATCGGTCATTAAGTTGAATATATTGAGACCTCTCCTGTGGTAATAAATGTAGCCAAGCTATATCGCGGAGTCTCTTTTTTAGATTGTGCGAAGTCCTTTTTCTAATTCTCTAATATTTGTGAAATTACGAGCAAAGTAGGGGACCTTTTGGAACGCAAGAATGTTTTTGGTCAGCTATAGGAATGAAATTAGTTTTTCGTGGAATTTCAACAAAACTGATGCATGATTCCAGCATTCTAAACAAGGGCTAAGGAATGTCATACATAGTGGGGAAACAAGGTATATTGTTATCTTGAAATAGAAATACATGTACCAGACCGAAATGTTAATCCTTTTTTCTTTCCTTCGATGCATCATTTCTTTTTGGAGTTTATGACCACACACAAACAGATATATTGCACTGTTACACCACATATAATGGGTGACTGTTACAGTaagcattattttattttttgatGCAAAGGCAGATTTGGTACACAAAAGCATTTACGTGGAAATGAATAGAATTACACAAATGCACGATGCATATATAACATAGCCTGAAGAACATACACAGGCAAACAAATCTCAAAGTGATCAGGCAAAGAAACATCACTAGAATAACTAACAAAAAACACTACTGCACCCAACACCTGTCCACCAGACCAAACATTGCAGCGGTGGCGAGGTAACTATAGAGAAGCTAAGAAAGGATTAAATGCCCGAGAGAAACATTGCAGCTGTACAGAAGAATGTAAGTGCTGCCGATTGAGTCTACACAATTCAGCGATGATGTAGGCCCTGGCACTCCAAAGGGTAGGAGAAATAGACTGTAGAACGCTAATGCCATGCCCTGGTGGATCCGAGACATAATAAGATCACCCCCTTGGAGCTGACAACAATAGTGACTACGTAACTGAGTACAAGTTAGACGTTTTCTCCTTTTGGTGTCTGTTAAGAAAAGGGGAAAACGATTATTTGAGCTCATAAGCATTGCAAAAAACTTATGATTATTTCCTTGAAAAAGAACTTGAAGTTCTTTAGCTCGCAGAGGGGAAAAAAGAGTAAGGTGTATTCTAAATGCATCACGCATTTAGAATTGACGCACAGACAAAAAGAATGCAGGAAGCTAAGAAAGTGACTATTAAAATGCCGATAAGTGTTACTAGAATGACGTTCAAATTTAAATGGAAGAGGTATCGTGCACTGGTAACATATTAAATTGCCCCTGGACAGAATATAACTATCAGATTATGACTTTAATAATTTCATTACAGCTTTCCATTCTGTATGTACGATGCCATTTGCACGGTAGCATAACATGAAAACAAAGGTTGATGGATTCCATCCAAACCTTCACCCCATCCCCCAGGTAGTTAGTGTGTCGGGACAGTAAATATTATGCTACTAAAGCATGTGCCAATGGTTGAATATTTATTCTTCTTCCTAAGTAATGTTCATGCGAGCAGTAAAGTACACATGTTCTCGCTACACATGACAGAAAGTCACTCTCTCCAGGAGTCAAAATATAGGCTTGTAGGATATCCAATATAGGCCCAAACCCACAATTGTCATATAAATACGGAACACAACATGGGAAATAcaaaatttgaaataaagaggGTAAGATAAACATAAATTATAGTCCATGAGAAAAAATTAATGATTTTCAGCAAATATAACTCAGTAGTAATATATTTGCTAGCTACCCAATGTGATGTTTATGATGAAATCACTTAAAGCTTTATAATTACCTTGTTTGGAAGGGGTTTCCTTGAATGTGGTGCACCTGTTTCCTTTGGCTTCAATATCTGAAAAGAACACATTAAGCTTTCATCTATGCTCAATAGAGCACCTGCATTGTCAAATTCACCGCAATAGTTTGGAGCTGAAAAGATCGTCACTAATCTTCTCTCTGCAAAGAACTCGTAGCCATCTTCTACCACCTAGGGGGAAGAAACAAACACGTCAAAAACTGACACATGAATCtgaagagaaaaaaaataaaggctTATATACTTTTGCTTACCTGATGAGCTCGGCACACAAGGTCAAGATCATTCTTCTCCAAGAATTCTACAAGCTTATCTGCACCAAAAGTGCAAGAAACACCTCTATCACTCTCCCCCCACCCTTCTGTATCAGGACTAGGATCAGACCAAAGGAGATCACACAGAAGGCCATAGTCAGGAATTTCGGTAGGCCTCTCAATATCTTTTATTTGATCCAAGCTATTCAATTCAGGTGAGAGGCCACCATGCATGCATAGTACTTTGTCATCAATAAGTGCTGCCATAGGCAAGCAGTTGAAGCAATCACAGAATATCTTCCACAGTCGAACATTGAATCTCCTTTTACATTCATCATAGAAACCGTATACTCTGTTAATTTTTGCATCTTCATGGTTCCCCCTTAAAAGGTATATATTATCAGGGTACTTCAACTTGTATGCCAGAAGCAGACATATGGTTTCTAAGCTTTGTTTGCCTCTATCCACATAGTCTCCAAGGAAAATATAAGTTGAAGCTGGAGGATAACCACCCAAATCGAATAGCCTCAGAAGATCAACAAACTGACCGTGGATATCACCTGCACGTCAAATTGCATGTAGGTTCCTTAGAGACAATTTCTGAAACATAAGAAAAGGCTAAAACATAATAAAAGGTATCTCTATCCTGTAGATATGCAGAAATGGCCAAGAAAGATAACATACTGAACAAGCTAACACCTTTTCTTCTAAGTAATTGAAAGCAGGTGTTCTGGAACACATAAGAACTAAAGAGCTCAGCATAATATCTACTTTCAAAATATGGCCGGACTAACTTTCAAACAAAAGGGGACGCTCAAATGATCTATATTTTGTCAAAGGACATTTCTCCTTATGTGATGTTTTCATTTCCTGATTTGCTTACACTGACCATTGGTGTATCATGATGATAGAGTCTGCAATTTAAGGTGCTGCAAACTGACAGTTGTAAACTACAATATCAAAAAAGGGTAAATTCATCAGAATGTGATTCCAATAGTCATAAAAGGACTTCAATGTTTATAAGCTTCACCATAGAAGCAAATATTTTGTTTGGTAAGAGACTTAAGTGCTTAGCATTGACTTCTCTACAAGACCGCCACATGGAGTGGCCAGCAGGATTGTATAAATATAGCCAATTACGAAGTAGTGATAAAGTTACTCATGAAGAGTTACATCTAGCTTTTGCTTGTAGGCGTACCACACAGTTACAGTGTCAACATCACCTCACATAAACATATTTAGGCCCCGTTTGGGACAGCTTTCTCACCCAAAATGGCTCTCCGCTTCAAAGTGATACTTGGGTGGACCAGTTAGAGAGTTGAACTCTAAACTCCTATCCCGACCCGGGTTCAAAGCACAACACCTTATAACAAAGCCTAGGGGAGCCTCCCCCGTGGTCGAGTTTTATTTTCCTAGGTAATATTCAGGGAATATTCTTTATTGAAGCAAAATTGGCTCCTCCAAATGAACTAGGAGACCATTGAAACCACTTTTTTTTGGCTTCATTGGTTCCTACAAGCTAGAGAAGCCGGAGCCCTATCAAAGGGCCCTTAATGAAAAATCACCATTACCTAGTTATTGGAACAAAATGTTGTGCATGTCCCATCATTATGAATCCCTCCTTCCCGCCCTATCCACTATACCCATCCATTGAGGGCTCCACcaatatttggtttcctccacTTCCATCATGATGCTCGTTCGtttccttcccttccctccTTATGTATGCGAGGCAAGAGCCTAGTTAGAGGTTCCTAGGAAGACCCATGAGGCAAAACTAGGGTGCCTACCTGTGCCTAGAAAACTTTGACAGTGTAATTTAGAAAAAAAAGTATTACTAAAATGGAATGGGATTAAACAGCGAAGGAAAAATATAAGCATGAAGAAACAGCATGTAGGAGCAGACTGTCATATGTTAGTAATAATGTAATGCAGCTATGACTCCCATGTTCACAAGACACATCACAATGCACATGCAAAGTTTTAGTTGCGATCCCGAAAAATCACCAGAATTTTCTGCGTGCAACTAAGCACTAGTCATGCAATCCAACTATACACACCTGAAGAATGTACTAAATAATTTTTAATCAAACATTCCAAACAACCTAGCAGACAATCCAACAATCATGCAATGCTGCGCACAAGTCAGAAAGCCTAGCTTTACTCACTAGTCACCAACTCCGCAATGACACCAAAATCCACACTCAAGGAGGCTCAGGGTTAAGATAAACCGAACGAGACTACCAACCTCCAACACCAACCAAGAAGCAGGGCCGGCAATCCCCCGGCAGCATAGCATATTTTCCCCCCACTTCCAGCAGATTAGTTTACAATACTTTGATGATGACATTACGCTTGCAGACCCGGCATTACCCAAAAAGCACAAAGCGTGCAGAAACAGGCAACCCAAAAGTGCGGtttcctccccccccccccccccccccagaaATGTACAAAAAGATAAGGCCAGGCGTACCTAATAAGCAAGGACCGTGGCAGCTCTGCTTATTGACCACGAGACAGGAACGGCGACGAGGCATTCGGAAACTGCACTTTTCTGCCCCATCCAAATACCGGGAATTACACGTACGAATTTCATGAGTATGGTAAGCGCCTGCGGACCGATAATCGATAAATGAACCTAGGCAGCAGCATTTACCCCCCTAATCACCTATGAACACGGCACGAATCTAACCCGACCGCAGCACTCAGAATCCAACCCAAATCGTGAAATTCAATGGGGCACGGCGGTCGAAACGAGACCGGGGTGCACATGCAGAAACGAGAGGTGCAGCGAAGGCAGGCAAAGGCCTGCGGGGGCGCTCACCGCAGATCTTGACGGGCGCGTGAATGCGGAGGAGATTGGGCTGCGCGAGCAGCACCTGCTTGGCCTCGACGCAGAGCTGGCGGATCTCGGCCTCCGACAGCTGCACCTGCctcccgccgcggccgccctcAACGAGGCGCCGCAGCACCTCGTCCACCGCCGCGGCGTCCATCGCCCCCGTCGACGCCCGCGCCATCATCAATTCCGCCCGCTTCCTTCGACCCCCCCGAGCGCTCGACGGACGGCAACCTCCAGGAATGCGGGAGGGCGAGGACGGAATGGGATCGAGGGGAAcggaggcggtggcgcgcgggcgaATGAATGGATGGTTTGATGGAAATGGATAATAGTGACGGTCGCGGTGGTGGTCGCAATTATGTATGGTTGGGTTGGGCTTGGGCGGGGGGCGGAGGGATGGATCATCGTGACCTCGTCGAGCCGGATGGGCCGTCGGATGGGGCACGGACGGGCGGATGCCGGGGGCCGGGATTTTTCGTGGCAGGTTGGGTTCGGCAGTTTGGGTAAGAGGAAACGTTCGCTGATCTACGGGTTTGGTTGGGTCTGGTGTGCCGCCGGACATGGGTTGGTGTGGTCTGTCCGAGACTCTTTCGTAGGTTTACTAATCTGGTTGTTCAAGTGGATACAGCCAAAGCCTTTTTAATATAACAAGCGCTCGTGAAGTATGACTAAGGTGGTACACTTTTGTTTAAATATATAGGTTAAGGTATTATGTTTGAGTCTAATAACCGCGTTACTCGGCGCCTATGTATCATGCAAGAACTAATGACGATCCTCCGTTATTACCACCTCACCACCTTTAATTTTACAGCTTTATAGTCTAAATTACTGGGTAATTATTTATATGCCTCAATTCTAGCATAGTGTTGATCTAATTAAGAGTCTGTTAGGGAGCACTCCAACCTCAAAAAAAATAGTTCCACTCTatcaaccctaggttttttcaGCTCCACTCCGTGAACTCCAGGAAAACGGAGTTGGCTGATTAGCTGACTCTAGCTATAGGAAAGGGAGTATTCGGGCGGAATAGTCCTTTTTAGTCCTTTTtgcctctttcttttttttgaatagtcttttttgccctttctttttttctcgcTACTGTTTTTGACATATTCACTACAGTAACAAAAAATGCAACACGCAACCATACTTTGCAAAATGAGAATAGTATTTTTTTCGCATAGATAATTTGCAAGTTAACATGCAAAATGAGAATAATAAACTTTGTCAACTAGTTCCAAGCAAAAGAAAGTGTAGTGGTCAGCTCATCAGGAACTGATTGCGGATGTTGACCCATCGGGCGTTGATGATGAACCGCGTTTGTTGTATCTTTTCGATATTGTTGGTGTGAAAGCAGGATCATGATCAAAACGAGCAAAGTCTTCGTTCTCACCTCCATGCTCCGGAATGAAATTATAAAGGACCATGGTTGCTACAACAGTCATCTTTTGCTTGTACATAGGATAGGGTGGCATATTGTAGAAATGATCGCTCAGTGATATTCCGGATGGATGAGCGAACGCGATTGAATCTTTCCATCAGAGTCCGAGGTTTCGTACCTCTATGCCATTCCTTCATATGGTACCTTTCACCCTTGTACGGAGTGAGGTACCCAGAGCAATTAGGATATCATGCGTCCACAACATAGTATATGCGTCC
Protein-coding sequences here:
- the LOC112895946 gene encoding glyoxysomal fatty acid beta-oxidation multifunctional protein MFP-a isoform X2; this encodes MAAKGRTELEVGADGVAVITICNPPVNSLSIDVLYSLKESYEEALRRSDVKAIVVTGKGGKFSGGFDISSFGGVQGGQMMQPKVGYIAIDILTDTVEAATKPSVAAIDGLALGGGLEVAMACHARIATPMAQLGLPELQLGIIPGFGGTQRLPRLVGLTKSLEMMLLSKPIKGGEAHELGLVDALVSPNDLVNTARQWALDIYELRRPWIKSLYKTDKLEPLGEAREILKFARAQAQKQAANLRHPLVCIDAVEEGIVAGPRAGLWKEATAFQDLLFSDTCKSLVHVFFSQRATSKIPGATDLGLMPRKISKVAILGGGLMGSGIATAMILSNYPVILKEVNEKFLNAGIDRIKANLQSRVRKGKMTNERYEKAMSLVTGVVDYEHFKDVDLVIEAVIENVKLKQRIFSDLEKYCPSHCILATNTSTIDLNLIGEKTKSQDRIVGAHFFSPAHVMPLLEIVRTQRTSPQVVVDLLDVGKKIKKTPIVVGNCTGFAVNRMFFPYTQSALFYVDLGMDVYKIDRACTKFGMPMGPFRLADLVGFGVAVATGMQYLENFPERVYKSMLLPLMMEDNRAGEATRKGFYKYEGKRKATPDPEITKYIEKSRSMAGVTTDPELLKLSEKDIVEMVFFPVINEACRVLDEGIAVKASDLDIASIFGMGFPPYRGGVMYWADSIGAKYIHGKLEEWTNRYGGFFKPCSYLAERAAKGIPLSALAKKVQARL
- the LOC112895946 gene encoding glyoxysomal fatty acid beta-oxidation multifunctional protein MFP-a isoform X1, whose protein sequence is MRGDVKLLPSCQLLQPLCLILYSVICMIRDWGFCVLYSLKESYEEALRRSDVKAIVVTGKGGKFSGGFDISSFGGVQGGQMMQPKVGYIAIDILTDTVEAATKPSVAAIDGLALGGGLEVAMACHARIATPMAQLGLPELQLGIIPGFGGTQRLPRLVGLTKSLEMMLLSKPIKGGEAHELGLVDALVSPNDLVNTARQWALDIYELRRPWIKSLYKTDKLEPLGEAREILKFARAQAQKQAANLRHPLVCIDAVEEGIVAGPRAGLWKEATAFQDLLFSDTCKSLVHVFFSQRATSKIPGATDLGLMPRKISKVAILGGGLMGSGIATAMILSNYPVILKEVNEKFLNAGIDRIKANLQSRVRKGKMTNERYEKAMSLVTGVVDYEHFKDVDLVIEAVIENVKLKQRIFSDLEKYCPSHCILATNTSTIDLNLIGEKTKSQDRIVGAHFFSPAHVMPLLEIVRTQRTSPQVVVDLLDVGKKIKKTPIVVGNCTGFAVNRMFFPYTQSALFYVDLGMDVYKIDRACTKFGMPMGPFRLADLVGFGVAVATGMQYLENFPERVYKSMLLPLMMEDNRAGEATRKGFYKYEGKRKATPDPEITKYIEKSRSMAGVTTDPELLKLSEKDIVEMVFFPVINEACRVLDEGIAVKASDLDIASIFGMGFPPYRGGVMYWADSIGAKYIHGKLEEWTNRYGGFFKPCSYLAERAAKGIPLSALAKKVQARL